The proteins below come from a single Rhodopirellula bahusiensis genomic window:
- the tadA gene encoding tRNA adenosine(34) deaminase TadA, with amino-acid sequence MNLDPLDIDRHWMQRAIEMAQSAALEDEVPVGAIIVRSGTAIAAAANQREALHDPTAHAEMIAITQAAASIENWRLEQTTLYVTLEPCLMCAGAILQARVPRVVFGASDPKAGAVTSLYEVLTDTRLNHRCEVTHGVMADQCGHLLTEFFSAKRALGKK; translated from the coding sequence ATGAATTTGGATCCCTTGGACATCGATCGTCACTGGATGCAGCGAGCGATCGAGATGGCTCAGTCCGCTGCGTTGGAGGACGAAGTGCCCGTTGGCGCGATCATCGTGCGATCAGGAACCGCCATTGCGGCTGCGGCCAACCAACGCGAAGCCTTGCACGATCCGACGGCGCACGCCGAGATGATCGCGATCACGCAAGCCGCCGCTTCGATCGAAAACTGGCGTCTGGAACAAACCACGTTGTATGTGACGCTCGAACCCTGCCTGATGTGCGCGGGCGCGATCCTGCAGGCTCGCGTTCCACGGGTGGTATTTGGGGCCAGCGATCCAAAGGCGGGTGCGGTGACCAGTTTGTACGAAGTGTTGACCGATACTCGCCTCAACCACCGCTGCGAAGTGACCCATGGAGTGATGGCGGATCAGTGCGGCCATTTATTAACCGAGTTCTTCTCCGCCAAGCGTGCGTTGGGGAAAAAGTAG